One genomic segment of Brachyhypopomus gauderio isolate BG-103 chromosome 19, BGAUD_0.2, whole genome shotgun sequence includes these proteins:
- the gng12a gene encoding guanine nucleotide-binding protein G(I)/G(S)/G(O) subunit gamma-12a → MLLKMSSKMSSSNSMAHARRTVQQLRVEASIERIKVSKASADLMRYCGEHARQDPLLMGIPASENPFKDKKPCTIL, encoded by the exons ATGTTGCTGAAAATGTCTTCTAAGATGTCAAGCTCGAACAGCATGGCCCATGCAAGACGGACAGTACAGCAGCTCCGAGTCGAAGCCAGCATCGAGAGGATAAAG GTGTCCAAGGCTTCAGCAGACCTCATGCGCTACTGCGGAGAGCATGCCAGGCAAGACCCTTTACTGATGGGCATCCCCGCCTCAGAAAACCCCTTCAAGGACAAAAAACCCTGTACAATATTGTAG
- the gadd45aa gene encoding growth arrest and DNA-damage-inducible, alpha, a, protein MTFEELNGDCSVERMDSVSKALEEVLSSALLQGCITVGVYEAAKSLNVDPDNVELCILATDDEDVKDVALQIHFTLIQAFCCENDINILRVNTTRRLAEILGGGGKQGGEQMDFHCVLVTSPRTTAKKSQALWRVNRFCQESRCTEQWVPIINLPER, encoded by the exons ATGACTTTTGAGGAGCTAAACGGAGATTGCTCTGTCGAAAG GATGGATTCGGTGTCTAAAGCACTTGAGGAGGTCCTCAGTTCGGCATTACTCCAAGGATGCATTACAGTTGGAGTGTATGAAGCTGCGAAATCACTGAATGT GGACCCAGACAACGTGGAGCTTTGCATCCTCGCCACCGACGACGAGGACGTGAAGGATGTTGCCCTCCAGATCCATTTCAccttgatccaggctttctgtTGTGAAAATGACATCAACATCCTGCGGGTAAACACCACGAGGCGCTTGGCCGAGATCCTGGGTGGTGGAGGGAAGCAAGGGGGAGAGCAAATGGATTTCCACTGCGTCCTGGTTACC AGCCCACGAACAACTGCAAAAAAGAGCCAAGCACTGTGGAGGGTGAATCGTTTTTGTCAAGAGAGCCGATGCACGGAACAGTGGGTACCCATCATCAACCTTCCAGAACGATGA